The proteins below come from a single Maylandia zebra isolate NMK-2024a linkage group LG23, Mzebra_GT3a, whole genome shotgun sequence genomic window:
- the LOC143414995 gene encoding uncharacterized protein LOC143414995 isoform X4, whose amino-acid sequence MKLCLRIAVLLFLVTGTLTQELSLEDGLDEIKTTTQKPKEKPKAPEQPNKDGELDLWDAFGPDEPQPEKPKKPSPGDSDEPQPEKPKKPSPGDSGELDLWDAFGPDEPQPEKPKKPSPGDSGELDLWDAFRPDEPQPEKPKKPSPGDSDEPQPEKPKKPSPGDSGELDLWDAFGPDEPQPEKPKKPSPGDSGKN is encoded by the exons AACTCAGCCTGGAGGATGGGTTGGATGAAATAA aAACGACAACCCAAAAGCCCAAAGAGAAGCCAAAGGCACCAGAGCAGCCCAATAAGGATG GTGAGCTAGACCTTTGGGATGCATTTGGACCAG ACGAGCCACAGCCGGAAAAACCCAAGAAACCAAGTCCTGGAGACTCTG ACGAGCCACAGCCGGAAAAACCCAAGAAACCAAGTCCTGGAGACTCTG GTGAGCTAGACCTTTGGGATGCATTTGGACCAG ACGAGCCACAGCCGGAAAAACCCAAGAAACCAAGTCCTGGAGACTCTG GTGAGCTAGACCTTTGGGATGCATTTAGACCAG ACGAGCCACAGCCGGAAAAACCCAAGAAACCAAGTCCTGGAGACTCTG ACGAGCCACAGCCGGAAAAACCCAAGAAACCAAGTCCTGGAGACTCTG GTGAGCTAGACCTTTGGGATGCATTTGGACCAG ACGAGCCACAGCCGGAAAAACCCAAGAAACCAAGTCCTGGAGACTCTG gaaaaaactga
- the LOC143414995 gene encoding uncharacterized protein LOC143414995 isoform X1, with protein MKLCLRIAVLLFLVTGTLTQELSLEDGLDEIKTTTQKPKEKPKAPEQPNKDGELDLWDAFGPDEPQPEKPKKPSPGDSDEPQPEKPKKPSPGDSGELDLWDAFGPDEPQPEKPKKPSPGDSGELDLWDAFRPDEPQPEKPKKPSPGDSDEPQPEKPKKPSPGDSGELDLWDAFGPDEPQPEKPKKPSPGDSGRSDSLHTSCAFVSFVMQGH; from the exons AACTCAGCCTGGAGGATGGGTTGGATGAAATAA aAACGACAACCCAAAAGCCCAAAGAGAAGCCAAAGGCACCAGAGCAGCCCAATAAGGATG GTGAGCTAGACCTTTGGGATGCATTTGGACCAG ACGAGCCACAGCCGGAAAAACCCAAGAAACCAAGTCCTGGAGACTCTG ACGAGCCACAGCCGGAAAAACCCAAGAAACCAAGTCCTGGAGACTCTG GTGAGCTAGACCTTTGGGATGCATTTGGACCAG ACGAGCCACAGCCGGAAAAACCCAAGAAACCAAGTCCTGGAGACTCTG GTGAGCTAGACCTTTGGGATGCATTTAGACCAG ACGAGCCACAGCCGGAAAAACCCAAGAAACCAAGTCCTGGAGACTCTG ACGAGCCACAGCCGGAAAAACCCAAGAAACCAAGTCCTGGAGACTCTG GTGAGCTAGACCTTTGGGATGCATTTGGACCAG ACGAGCCACAGCCGGAAAAACCCAAGAAACCAAGTCCTGGAGACTCTGGTAGGTCTGACAGCCTTCATACATCCTGTGCTTTTGTATCATTTGTGATGCAGGGACATTGA
- the LOC143414995 gene encoding uncharacterized protein LOC143414995 isoform X3 — MKLCLRIAVLLFLVTGTLTQELSLEDGLDEIKTTTQKPKEKPKAPEQPNKDGELDLWDAFGPDEPQPEKPKKPSPGDSDEPQPEKPKKPSPGDSDEPQPEKPKKPSPGDSGELDLWDAFRPDEPQPEKPKKPSPGDSDEPQPEKPKKPSPGDSGELDLWDAFGPDEPQPEKPKKPSPGDSGRSDSLHTSCAFVSFVMQGH; from the exons AACTCAGCCTGGAGGATGGGTTGGATGAAATAA aAACGACAACCCAAAAGCCCAAAGAGAAGCCAAAGGCACCAGAGCAGCCCAATAAGGATG GTGAGCTAGACCTTTGGGATGCATTTGGACCAG ACGAGCCACAGCCGGAAAAACCCAAGAAACCAAGTCCTGGAGACTCTG ACGAGCCACAGCCGGAAAAACCCAAGAAACCAAGTCCTGGAGACTCTG ACGAGCCACAGCCGGAAAAACCCAAGAAACCAAGTCCTGGAGACTCTG GTGAGCTAGACCTTTGGGATGCATTTAGACCAG ACGAGCCACAGCCGGAAAAACCCAAGAAACCAAGTCCTGGAGACTCTG ACGAGCCACAGCCGGAAAAACCCAAGAAACCAAGTCCTGGAGACTCTG GTGAGCTAGACCTTTGGGATGCATTTGGACCAG ACGAGCCACAGCCGGAAAAACCCAAGAAACCAAGTCCTGGAGACTCTGGTAGGTCTGACAGCCTTCATACATCCTGTGCTTTTGTATCATTTGTGATGCAGGGACATTGA
- the LOC143414995 gene encoding uncharacterized protein LOC143414995 isoform X2 encodes MKLCLRIAVLLFLVTGTLTQELSLEDGLDEIKTTTQKPKEKPKAPEQPNKDGELDLWDAFGPDEPQPEKPKKPSPGDSDEPQPEKPKKPSPGDSGELDLWDAFGPDEPQPEKPKKPSPGDSGELDLWDAFRPDEPQPEKPKKPSPGDSDEPQPEKPKKPSPGDSDEPQPEKPKKPSPGDSGRSDSLHTSCAFVSFVMQGH; translated from the exons AACTCAGCCTGGAGGATGGGTTGGATGAAATAA aAACGACAACCCAAAAGCCCAAAGAGAAGCCAAAGGCACCAGAGCAGCCCAATAAGGATG GTGAGCTAGACCTTTGGGATGCATTTGGACCAG ACGAGCCACAGCCGGAAAAACCCAAGAAACCAAGTCCTGGAGACTCTG ACGAGCCACAGCCGGAAAAACCCAAGAAACCAAGTCCTGGAGACTCTG GTGAGCTAGACCTTTGGGATGCATTTGGACCAG ACGAGCCACAGCCGGAAAAACCCAAGAAACCAAGTCCTGGAGACTCTG GTGAGCTAGACCTTTGGGATGCATTTAGACCAG ACGAGCCACAGCCGGAAAAACCCAAGAAACCAAGTCCTGGAGACTCTG ACGAGCCACAGCCGGAAAAACCCAAGAAACCAAGTCCTGGAGACTCTG ACGAGCCACAGCCGGAAAAACCCAAGAAACCAAGTCCTGGAGACTCTGGTAGGTCTGACAGCCTTCATACATCCTGTGCTTTTGTATCATTTGTGATGCAGGGACATTGA